gTGCAGCTGCACTCTGGCTCTGATATCTATAGTTATGCTAATATGAACAGTTAATTAATAAGTCCACACACACGTGCTTTGTCCATATGGGCCTCCTCTTCATTTGTGAATATTCAGATTACAGAACCCCTGTGTGCTTTTAGTGTCTGTGAGTGGATAGGGAGAGGATGTGGGATCGCTGAGGGCATTTCACTGGCTGAGTAACAGGAAGACACTGCTTGTAATAGTAGAAAGATTAGAATCTGGATCAAATTCATCATATAAATTACGAGGGGATTTGAATGAGTTGTCTGGGGGATAATAAAGACTCATGGTTGTGATTGAATCTCACAATAGCACCATATTGCATTAGCTAGGCCAGTTCATTAGCAAAAACAATGtgcaaattatttttaaacgtaaattaacttttttcattgaaaaaaactACTGCAGGAAAATGTAAACGGTATATTTTACAAATGTAGATTTCCTATGTAAATCTACATTTGCGGTAGTCTGTAGTAGAGCTGACTCAGTCATATAAATTAGACTACCGCTGTTCCCCTGTGAataaaatgtctgtctgtctgtctgtctgtctgtctgtctgtgtctctctctctctctctctctctctctctctctctctctctctctctctctctctctctctctctctctctctctctgagaaaTTCGCCAGTCATTCCCTAAGGCCTCTCACGGGGATAGATAACCAGAGAAGCACTTAAACTTTCTCCACAGCTCAAGGGAGATGTGATCAAGTGACATTTATTTCCAGAGTCACACAGACATCCGGGATGTCTCTGCACCATCCCATCACAACCTCCACAGAGTTTTCCCATCTTACAATAAAGACCATCTTTTAGATTCACGCATGGTCAGACATGTCATTATCAGTTGATCCTTTTTGCTTTATCTTTGTAGCTACAGTATAATGCAAAACATCTGAAATGATAGTATTACTTCTTTAGCCATGCTAATGTCGGTCTGTTAGACGGTTCATCGCTCTGGTCCAAACTGAAAATCTCAACTACTATTTGATTAATTGCCATAAAATATTGTATAATCATGGCTGAATTCTACTGACTTTAGTGATCCAGTgatttttcctctagcgccaccagcacATCAGAGTTTTTACATATCTTGTCAAATATTTCAATATACAGGATGGATTGGCATAAAGTTTTTACTGGCATTCATGGTTTTCCCAGAtaatgaatcctactgactttgtcGATCCCCTGACTTTCCATCTAACAATATTATCAGgtcaaaatcttaatttgtctGACCTgcaaactaatgacattcctgTCAGCCTGAGCTGTGCTTTGTTTTTGTCGCTAATTACCAAcgtttagcatgctaacatacttaattaagatggtgaacatagtAAAAATGTGTGAGCATTGAGCTCAAAGCACCAATGTACCCAAGTACAGCCTCGCAGAGCCTCTAGCATGTCTGTAGACTGTGGCTGTTTTTTGGTATTAGAGCCAGCATTGTTGCACAAGGAAATTGGCATGGCACCAACGTTAGACCTATTGTGAAGACAAAAAGAAATTCCTCCAAACACCCGAGGAGGAATGAAATTGATGAAACATTGGCTCGGCCGGATGGGCAGTAGCATAGCCTCATTAGATACAAGGGAAACAAATCAGACAAACAACAAGCTAAATAAATGTTCCATTACAGCTGTAGTGTAGTGTGGTGGGTTGTAATGAGGCAAATGTTAATATTTCCTGTGGCGATGGCCTAAAAGCAAACACTTTTTGAGGGAAACTAATGCACATGTAGACTACATGATGCAGTCTACTTGTGAGGTCAGAGTTTACAACCACACATAAATGCTGACCGGTAGACACTTGGACAGGTTTGCCAGATATATAATCCCCATCCTTGATTTTCTCTTAAACACTTCAACTTCACCCTTTTCCAGGAACTGTTTGAATGGAGGCTGCTGTGCATCCCTTGCAGAAGATCCAAACCAGCCCATTTTCTCAAGTGCAACCAGATGTCTATGACCTCAGCCAGCTGAGCTATTCTTCCTGCAAAATTACCCCCTTTCCCCCTCACATGCTATTTGGGCCTGTTTCAATGCCTTTCAGTCAGCCACATTCCAGTTTGAGGCATCCAAGTGCAATGTGCAAGGTAGCCTAATTTTGTAAGTTAATAAGGGAGTTGGGGTGGTCCTATATTTAACACAGAGAGTGGAAACCACATTAAAAGGCCCTTTGGCTGTCCCTGAGCTCTTTCCCTGTGGACCGACTGGCCCTTTTAATACAAGACAGCTTCAATGTGGCCTCAATAGGAAAACAGGCTCTACACTAAACTGTAGTCAGTCAAAGTCACAGACCTTACCAACCATTGTCATTCTGCATATAGgtatagaattgtcaaaatttTAACACTTAGACCCAGAGCAGGGATCTGAAACtgcaacatttttattattaatcaaattttaatttaTCTCTCTTGTATTTCTTctgttaaattattatttttatttttatgacaaCCATAGAATAGTACTTCCAGAACAAACCTTAGTTCAATTGTAATGCATTTTTGGAACCAAAGTCACTGTAAAAGTTACAGAAAAGTCTTCAACAGGGAGGTGGTTTACAGGGGcggaagaagtattcaaatcatttacttaagtaaaagttataACACCATAATATAACATTTTCCAGCATTCCTGCAATCAAAATCTtacataagtaaaagtataaaattaTAATTAACAAATTGTActgaaagtatcaaaagtaaaagtatttattatGCAGCAGAATGGCCCATGTCAGAGTTATATTATcatttatattataataaaGCGTTGTTATTTTTGCAGCATAAACATGTCAGGTCAAGTTGGAGCTACTTCTACCAACGTTATACCATCCTGTCGTTTAATCTAACATTGCATCAACTGATAATGTGTTTTCTTTGAAAATTCTTAAATTactgaaaagtaactacaaCAATAGCTGATTTAAGTCAGGGTATGCATGCCTGCAGGGAATAAATGTAAGTAGATGCAATATTTTTGTACAAGTAGaacaagtttgtgtgtgtgggtgtgtgaggatgtggctgcatgtgtcaGATTGGGTGTTGCTCGCATTGCCCATGTTGATGGGAGACTTCTCAGATTAGTCCAGTCATATGATGCTCATTTAATTTAATCTGGAGGAAGCAGATGTTTATGAGCAGCACACAGTCATCCCTCACAATTAGTTCAAGGcctcccttcctccttcctttGATATTGTGTTCCCTCTACTTGTTGATATGTTGTCTGAGCATGCACTTCTTTAGTGTATAAAGAATGAAGGTAAAATGTGAGTGTGACTCCTTCTATTAAAGGCATCAGAAGAGCagactaaaaaaaaatgacacttaatatttgttttctttgttgagCATAGTCAGCTTTGAAGCCAGTCAACTTTCATGCTTTCTCTCTGTCATTTTTATTCTCAGCTCACATACCCaccaccacccacacacagtgGAGCATACAAGTGTTGGCAATGGCAGTAAAATGTATGAAGACCTTCCACTGACTGACTACATTTATCCCCAAACCCAGAGCAGATCTTTGTAGAAGAGAGGACCAGCAAAATGTCCTCCCCGTGTGTGTGGGAAAATACTCTCCACACACTGTCCATGCAGGTTATTAAGTTCACATGTGGTGACATCTGTACAAGGAACAGGctatgcatttacagtaattATCATTTCATCATCATTGTTCCAATGAGGAAAATGGGAAACTGTTTGAACATTTGTGGGGAAGTGTGATCCCATTCTACAAAAGAAATGGAACTGTTTAGTCCATGGGCAAATTACTTGGTTTGAGCAGATTTTGTAACCCAAAACACTGGAGACCTGATTAAGGACATGCAACAAAGCTCCCCAGCTGGACTTGACACAGTTAGTGGTCGCTGTGTTAATAATTGAGTTAATCCTTAAAAAAGCGGCGCCGATAAAACAGTTAGGGTTTTTTCTAGGGCTGTCCTCAATTAAAGAAATTGTTAATCGTCTAACACTCATACGATTTTGTCAACTAAttaattagttgatttaatcgacaaaTCTGAACATTCAGTTTCCCAaaaaagaatcatgcaaaagcatcACTTTAGATCTTGTGTTttccagagatgtgctcatcaGTTTCTtgaaaataagtcattcagcatgaaaaaaagcataataaaTGACTAATTGACtgaagaaatcttagttgacgaAGACCGAAACGACCGACCGTTTTTTCTGAGCACTATTTAGCTATAGTGAAAACACTCTGGTCCAAAGGTAAATAAAAATGGAATCCACAATTCCTTTTTTTTGCAATGAATTCATGACCACAGTGATTATGATCGGCCTAGCTCCAGATTACAGATGACAGCTAGTGGCTATACCAGACTTCTCTGACCTTTTGTCTTTGTCATCAAACTTCTATAGATACTGGAGTGCTTTGGTTCCTTCCACTTTGGTTGACTTAATCATGCCTGCAGGTgagaaatattttttgtaaagaGAATAACTTTTGGTCCCTGGTAACTCTTATTCAGCACCTCGGACAGCAACCCCCAGGGGCAGAGAGTCCCTgcaactaaaaaaagaaaatgttgctaAGCAAACTTGTATGGAACAACTGAAGGAGACAACTATTAACTAATGGATAAGAAAATATGTTGTGGTCAGTTTATTAATTGATACTTTGCCAACCTACAATATCTGCTTGTATACCTGTCTCCTATTTTCTTGCTTTTTCATGTATTATAATGATAAAATGTAGGGACACTTGTCACTTTTAGGGCTCAAAACAATAGTTGTAAAGGCTAAATGGCAAAGTGCATCTGTTCGGTTTCAGATTTGAGAGGCAAggattactctctctctctctctctctctctctctctctctctctctctctctctctctcgctctctctcctgtgtgatTATGTCTGATAACATCTGTCACAGGACCGGTGATGTTGTGTACTGTATTTGCCCTTTTGACATTCACCATATTAGTCCTTAAATATTACATGCATGCGGCTAGTGTGGGTGTGGTAGGATTGTGTGTGTCCCATTATGTCATGTTCATTATTTCTTGAGATTATAGtacttgtttttaaatgtcgTGTAGTATACACGACATTTTTGGTATTATTTTACTTGAACAACATATTTCATTCTATCACATCGACCTGTTcgacctctctcctctctttcccagCCCTCCTTGCTCCACTTCACTAACGCGTACTGTACCACCGCCACTTAAGCATCAATTATAGCCTACTAAAGATTCCAGATGTCATTCCAACCATCATTTGTTTGTGCATAACTAAGAAACTAACAACGGCAGAATTAAGTACGTTATTCAATTTCCAGATGCATTTTACCATGGCACACCCGTTTCTTGGACGAAGATATAACAAAGGGTActgctgtttttttaagaatgtcCTGGAAAAGAATTCGGCTCTAATTATATGAGTAGCctatttgaaaatgtcctatCTGTGGGCAATTGACCTTGTttgaaaaggagagagagagtgtgtgtgtgtgtgtgtgtgtgtgtgtgtgtgtgtgtgtgtgtgtgtgtgtgtgtgtgtgtgtgtgtgtgtgtgtgtgtgtgtgtgtgtgtgtgtgtgtgtgtgcgcgcacacgcGTGTCTACAAGacggagagagggacagagggaggcgGGCACGCCCAAACGATAGTGTTGAATGACGCCCGTCTGTTGCTTCCCGTTTATATCTGCGTCCTGCTATTGGCGGAGGACAGGGTCTGGGTACCTTTCCCTGTCGTCCCTGTTGTGGGCGGGTGAATGCCCTGCTTATAAACCCAAATCTTTCCTCGTGGGCGGGAACAGCAACAGTAGTGAAGctcaggaagagagagagagagagagagacagagacagagacggaggaggagaagaggctgTGGTGGCGGCTGTGGTTGACCGGGGTTCGCGGAGGGGGCGAGGTGGCCGCTCCTGAATGCCTCTTCAACCGCGCATGGACGACCACCTCAGCCTCCTGCAATCACCCCCGCCGAGCGCAACCAAAACCCGGAGCGACAACCTGGTAAACCACGGATACACCGAGACAGAAGAAGCCGACGTGATGACGGTTGTGGCGTGTGACAACATGCTGGAAGAGTCGGCGGCTCTCCCGGGCCACCACTCCCTGGACCGATATGAACCGGACCAAGAATGCTGCGAGAGGGTCGTCATCAACATTTCAGGGTTACGCTTCGAGACCCAGCTCAAAACTCTCTCCCAATTTCCAGAGACGCTCCTGGGGGACCCCAAGAAGAGGATGAGGTACTTTGATCCTCTCAGGAATGAGTACTTTTTCGATCGAAACCGACCCAGCTTTGATGCTATTCTGTATTACTACCAGTCTGGCGGGCGCATCAGACGACCCGTAAATGTGCCCATTGACATTTTCTCTGAGGAGATCCGATTCTATGAGCTGGGTGAGGAGGCTATGGAGAAATTCAGGGAGGATGAGGGCTTCATAAAGGAGGAGGAGCGGCCGTTGCCAGAGAATGAATTTCAAAGACAGGTGTGGCTGCTTTTTGAATACCCAGAAAGCTCGGGTCCCGCACGGGGCATAGCGATAGTATCTGTCCTGGTCATTCTCATCTCCATTGTCATCTTCTGCTTAGAGACATTGCCGGAGTTCAGGGACGACAACAGGGATCCGATCACCATTGAACCTGTGATTAATGGCACGCTCCCGTATTTCACCAGCCCCTTCTCTGACCCGTTCTTTGTGGTGGAGACGTTGTGTATCGTCTGGTTCTCCTTCGAGCTGCTGGTGCGCTTCTTTGCATGCCCGAGTAAAGCCACGTTCTCCAAAAACATTATGAACATTATTGACATTGTGGCCATCATTCCCTATTTCATCACCTTGGGCACAGAGCTGGCAGAGAGGCAGGGAAACGGACAGCAGGCCATGTCATTAGCCATTCTGCGCGTAATTAGGCTTGTTCGGGTATTTCGTATCTTCAAACTCTCGCGTCACTCCAAAGGGCTTCAGATTTTAGGACAGACCCTGAAGGCCAGTATGCGTGAGCTGGGCCTGCTTATCTTCTTTTTGTTCATCGGTGTCATACTTTTCTCCAGTGCTGTCTACTTTGCTGAGGCAGATGACCCAGATTCGGGTTTCACCAGCATCCCGGACGCATTCTGGTGGGCTGTTGTCACCATGACCACCGTGGGCTATGGGGACATGCATCCCGTGACAATAGGGGGAAAGATTGTGGGGTCTTTGTGCGCCATCGCTGGTGTGCTGACCATTGCCCTGCCTGTGCCTGTCATCGTCTCCAATTTCAACTACTTCTAtcacagagagacggagggcgAGGAGCAGGCACAGTACCTGCACGTGGGCAGCTGTCAGCCTCTAGCAGACACAGAGGAGCTGAGGAACACTCGCTCCTCTTCCTCAATCAGCAAGAGCGAGTATATGGTGATAGAGGAGCACGGGATCAACAGCGCTTTCAAACAGCAGCCCAACTTCCCCACCACCACGCAAAACAACTCGCAGAATTGCGTGAATATAAACAAAAAGATTTTCACTGACGTGTAGCCAATTTTGGAGTCATGATCCTGAACACAGAAAGGGGCGGTGTGTAAACACAGCTGCTTCTGTCGTTGCGCTGCAGCGTGTGGAAGCAAATCAGATGAAGAAAGAAAGCAAGCCCTGTCTGTTCAGAGACGCTGCTTTGTGCTCCATTCAAAGAATCCGGATTTTTCATTTGGGTGATCTGAATTCATAATTCTATATGTTTTCCTTTCGCGCTTGGAGAGAAAAAGCTCTTAAAGTAGCTATTAGGATTACTATTCTTCTCTGAGTAAGGGAATTGACCTATTGTACATCGTGCAATAGTCAAAATATTATCACAACAGGTAGTATTATAAGCTTTATAACTGTGAAAGTACAACTGTATGCTACTTGATGAAGCACTCACATTGTATTAACATGCGTTATGAGTCGTGATTCGTCAGTCATAGCCTATGTAGCCTATACTATTCAGAgtcatttaaatgtgtgtgtgtttaaacacATGTAGGCtaatgtctgaaaaacacagttCTGCATATATTATCTCAATTAGACCGTTCTGTgatatacattttattgtgcGTTAAAGTCTAGTCCAAATGCTGCTGTCTTTAAAATAATCCCCTATAATTCCTTAATATGAATTGTCCCAGTAGGCAATTTAATGAGTAAACGTCACCATATAAACCCAGGGGCCCGCCGACTGTCAGTGTCTCATTATCGGTGCAAGACGCAAACAAAAGCGATCAAATATGGAACGTGCTTCTCTTTGGATGCCTCAAATATAGCCAGTCGCCATGGCGACGGTCGTTTCTTCGGTAACCCCAGTCACCGTTGCCATGGCATCCTTGTTTCCacagtaaccccccccccccccagatggATTGGAAGCTATATTGAAGATTATCATCTAAAAAGCGTGTCTTCAGTATCTAATAAGACTATTTTGTATTTTGCCTAAAATACAAGCCCAAACAAAACAATGCAGCGTCACTATCGCCAGTCATCAAGCTCACTTAGTGACTTTAGCattgacacaaaaacaaattagaGTAAGAAGGTCTGTTTACAAATTGCCACCATGGACTGCCTCCAAAAAAACGAACCAGGTACAACTCAGAGAGGTGCCCAACTGAGGGAAGCGGAAGGAGAGGCAGCGCGTGAGGAATAATGAATGGGCTGGGAGCACATCATTGTGTCTGGCTGTCCAGAGTGCGCTACTGCGTGCCCTCAGCAGAGGCTGCTGTTCTCCCACTGATACCACTGGTAAGTTCTGAGGACAGTCATGCCCCTGTCTCTTTATGAACTATCCCTTTACCTCTAGCCATGAAaccaatgtgtttattttttactcTTTGTGTTTTATAGACAGGTCAGTTCAATCTAGACAGTGGTACCTTATTGAAATTACATCTCTATTAATACTTGCAGCTCAAAACTGATCCTTACCATTCTTACAGAGTTTTATTGTTAATATCACAACATAATGTAAGTGAgaggtggtgtttttttttgccatagTTCTTATTAATGCCTAACAATATACTGATGTCTCACGAGTTGCAGGTCATTTAGACCTTCAGCCTGAGTTTGAAGGTTTTCCTATTTAGTTAAGTAGGGGTGATGCTCCTGCAGTCCAGGTTGTCTTTAACCTTCAGCTGACTTTGTCTATTAAATGGGCACAAAACAGCATACCCACCCAGCCTGTCTCActgctgccccctggtggccaATATGTCCTGCCAACAGAACAGGTGGCTCACCTGCTTTGTGTCTTATTTTGCCATTGATAGCAAAGAGACACAGAGGCCAAACAGCCATGAGATACCAGACCACAAGAGCAAAGAGAGCTGCTGGTTTGACACCAGTATTGTTAAATACATTCTGTGCTGTTGGAGATTGTTTTCCTGTGTGGGGGTgggaatattatgtattttgaaaaacagCAAGTTATTACTTTCATTCTTATAACAATTGGTTTATATTGCAGAATCATTGTGTGAATTTGGATTTTAAGGCTTATTGGAAATAATTTTGGCTACGGTATAAGCCCATAGCTTGCCTTTATTTTCTGTACCACATTCTTGTCTTCGAAAGTGCTGCACTGCTACCCGTGCAGATTTATGTCTAGATTTATGTCCACTGTCCTCCCTGTCTGTGATTACTCTAACTCAAACGGAGACGAGGGTGAGAGGGaaataaaattttaaaaagGCAGGATGGGGAATATATCAAGCAGCCATGTTCTGCATATATttagtgtgactgtgtgtgcacttacatgtgtgcttgtgtgtgtggttgtactAATACTATGTATACCTCTCCAGTCATGGTTGAGTGATAATTAGGGCAGTCTCATCAGCTGGCTTACCCTAAAGGCAAAGTGGGAGGTCCCACAGAATGAATGACCTCTTAATTGATTATTCCTTTCCGTTTTGACCCCTGACCTTGACTTCATATATTTTCAGTGAAGACCTCCATATTGGTCATCAGTTAAATGTCCTGCTCGTTTCTCAGTTCACATAAAAACTCCAGTAaggagaaacactgctctattGATcagtaatatttattttttaactggaTTGGTCAGTCTGGAATCTATTCTCACGGGCAGGATGGATTGTTAGAGACAAAAACACGGACATAATAAAGTACTGTACCATGCACGCTCGTCTTTCCAATTCTTATTCTGTCCACCTCTGCTAATGTGCATCTCGGCAGCtcgct
The genomic region above belongs to Sander lucioperca isolate FBNREF2018 chromosome 12, SLUC_FBN_1.2, whole genome shotgun sequence and contains:
- the LOC116058562 gene encoding potassium voltage-gated channel subfamily A member 3, whose translation is MPLQPRMDDHLSLLQSPPPSATKTRSDNLVNHGYTETEEADVMTVVACDNMLEESAALPGHHSLDRYEPDQECCERVVINISGLRFETQLKTLSQFPETLLGDPKKRMRYFDPLRNEYFFDRNRPSFDAILYYYQSGGRIRRPVNVPIDIFSEEIRFYELGEEAMEKFREDEGFIKEEERPLPENEFQRQVWLLFEYPESSGPARGIAIVSVLVILISIVIFCLETLPEFRDDNRDPITIEPVINGTLPYFTSPFSDPFFVVETLCIVWFSFELLVRFFACPSKATFSKNIMNIIDIVAIIPYFITLGTELAERQGNGQQAMSLAILRVIRLVRVFRIFKLSRHSKGLQILGQTLKASMRELGLLIFFLFIGVILFSSAVYFAEADDPDSGFTSIPDAFWWAVVTMTTVGYGDMHPVTIGGKIVGSLCAIAGVLTIALPVPVIVSNFNYFYHRETEGEEQAQYLHVGSCQPLADTEELRNTRSSSSISKSEYMVIEEHGINSAFKQQPNFPTTTQNNSQNCVNINKKIFTDV